The following proteins come from a genomic window of Aspergillus luchuensis IFO 4308 DNA, chromosome 3, nearly complete sequence:
- a CDS encoding non-specific serine/threonine protein kinase (COG:T;~EggNog:ENOG410PIHI;~InterPro:IPR017441,IPR008271,IPR000719,IPR011009;~PFAM:PF07714,PF14531,PF00069;~go_function: GO:0004672 - protein kinase activity [Evidence IEA];~go_function: GO:0005524 - ATP binding [Evidence IEA];~go_process: GO:0006468 - protein phosphorylation [Evidence IEA]) has translation MPPPRTRAEVQAQKQKEKLAQSYNALLEEFSSKDLRTVGNYTLGRLIGKGSFGKVYLASHKLTNGSKVVLKSSSKEDRNLAREIHHHRQFLHPHIARLYEVIVTEKLVWLVLEYCPGDELYNYLLRHGPLPVDKVKRIFTQLVGAVAYVHSKSCVHRDLKLENILLDKHENVKLCDFGFTREYEGKASYLQTFCGTVCYSAPEMLKGEKYAGEKVDVWSLGIILYALLAGELPFDDDDDQVTKARILGEEAIFNDKFPDDAKALINLLLSKRPLIRPSLDEILAHPFLAEHAPEQLAILKIPRPAAFSTPLERTTLQRMKSAGVNIDEVVESVLSQRCDPLAGWWALLIEKEQRKEQKRERKRREREAEAKNIRRLSAASSRLEKISAALVEVDEEGHAADTHLRERGRRDRRSLPSQLAVPELPMLPEPTPLQSPDSSTPPPPIDKDSIRSASSTRQRPPPPPKDQARRPSTLHVSASQPELAQHNNGIFRRRTGRRQYPIISQLASLKHWFVESAKRAKSPHAKAAGGQGGHRKFLSEKLSPAKGQDTGKKPTSASGATAHSGDLLTPTQIKRSSNASSLAPSSASYPNNRHSYPRHNRPLSTSQRNSLSPSPITPRGSYRRSSAGLRGRKSTSSSVSSIRSIHHAHSHSKASSVSSNSIGSASTPTARISKSPHTSVKVLPTTPSASARFPSNIRLVRGTQNGFRDIDDPNGRINNMFNEAAPAPLLYSPSSSLVFARRKRSAFKGPMVHTANLMVSGGMTSTEYPNGDIGVGGPAVAAAPRSGTRKSQIIEEEEDMEEDIEEVDTFDGLDEGPGSPVDSTASEDHTGAGHLAGSSFGRTGKPTLAPAAELESTPRPPNTS, from the exons ATGCCACCTCCGAGGACGAGAGCGGAGGTCCAGGCccagaaacaaaaagagaag CTTGCCCAATCATACAATGCACTGCTGGA GGAATTCTCTTCGAAGGATCTTCGCACTGTAGGAAACTACACGCTTGGGAGGTTAATTGGGAAGGGTTCCTTTGGCAAAGTATATCTTGCCTCACATAAGCTTACCAATGGCTCCAAG GTGGTGCTCAAGTCTTCGAGTAAGGAAGACCGAAATCTGGCACGCGAgatccatcatcaccgccagttcctccatccccacatTGCCCGCCTATACGAAGTCATTGTGACGGAAAAGCTGGTCTGGCTTGTTCTCGAGTACTGCCCGG GTGATGAGTTGTACAACTATCTCCTTCGGCATGGTCCGTTACCGGTAGACAAAGTCAAGCGAATCTTCACGCAACTAGTGGGAGCCGTTGCTTATGTCCATAGCAAATCTTGCGTTCACCGTGATCTCAAGCTAGAGAACATCTTACTCGACAAACATGAGAACGTGAAGCTGTGCGATTTTGGGTTCACTCGCGAATATGAAGGCAAGGCGAGTTACTTGCAGACGTTTTGTGGAACAGTATGCTATAGCGCTCCCGAAATGCTCAAGGGCGAGAAGTATGCTGGCGAGAAGGTGGATGTCTGGAGCTTGGGTATCATTCTTTACGCCTTGCTTGCTGGGGAGTTGCcattcgatgatgatgacgaccaAGTAACAAAGGCTCGGATTCTTGGTGAAGAAGCAATTTTCAACGATAAATTTCCCGACGATGCCAAAGCCCTCATCAATCTACTCCTTTCGAAGCGGCCCCTTATTCGACCCAGTCTGGACGAAATCCTTGCCCATCCGTTTCTTGCAGAGCATGCTCCCGAACAGTTGGCGATACTCAAGATTCCGCGCCCAGCCGCCTTCTCGACCCCTCTGGAGAGGACCACGCTGCAGCGCATGAAGAGTGCAGGAGTCAACATCGATGAGGTTGTCGAGAGCGTTCTCTCTCAACGCTGTGACCCCCTCGCTGGTTGGTGGGCATTGTTGATCGAAAAGGAGCAGCGAAAAGAGCAGAAGAGGGAGCGTAAACGACGCGAGCGTGAAGCGGAAGCTAAGAATATTCGTCGCTTGAGTGCAGCAAGCAGTCGGCTGGAAAAGATCTCGGCCGCCCTTGTGGAAGTCGACGAAGAGGGCCACGCCGCAGACACTCATCTTCGTGAGCGAGGACGGCGAGACAGACGGAGTCTCCCTTCTCAGCTTGCTGTCCCAGAGCTGCCAATGCTTCCCGAACCGACACCCCTGCAGTCCCCAGATTCTAGCACGCCTCCGCCCCCGATTGACAAAGATTCCATTCGTTCTGCTAGTTCGACCCGGCAGcgtcccccaccaccaccgaaggATCAAGCACGACGGCCGAGCACGTTGCATGTGAGCGCATCGCAGCCTGAATTGGCCCAGCACAACAATGGCATCTTTAGACGCCGCACCGGTCGCCGCCAGTACCCGATAATAAGCCAATTGGCCTCGTTGAAACACTGGTTTGTGGAGTCTGCAAAGAGAGCCAAATCTCCTCATGCCAAGGCGGCTGGGGGTCAAGGAGGCCATCGCAAGTTTCTCTCCGAGAAATTGAGCCCGGCCAAGGGCCAGGATACTGGAAAGAAGCCCACTTCGGCATCTGGGGCCACCGCGCACTCTGGTGACTTGTTGACGCCAACACAGATCAAGCGCTCATCGAATGCCAGCAGCTTAGCCCCGAGCAGTGCTTCCTATCCAAACAACCGCCATTCCTACCCTCGCCACAATCGTCCCTTGAGCACGAGCCAGAGAAACTCTCTCTCGCCATCTCCGATCACCCCAAGAGGTTCATACCGGCGGTCCTCCGCAGGTCTGCGTGGTCGCAAgtccacttcctcttccgtgTCCTCCATCCGCAGCATCCATCATGCCCACAGCCACTCTAAAGCATCGTCCGTTTCTTCAAATAGTATTGGTTCAGCGTCGACCCCAACGGCTCGAATTTCGAAGTCGCCTCACACATCAGTCAAAGTCCTTCCCACGACGCCAAGTGCGTCTGCCCGATTTCCCAGTAATATCCGTCTGGTGCGAGGCACGCAGAACGGTTTCCGTGACATTGATGACCCTAACGGGAGGATCAATAACATGTTCAACGAGGCAGCCCCAGCGCCACTGCTCTACTCCCCTTCGTCAAGCCTCGTCTTTGCACGTCGAAAACGATCCGCTTTCAAGGGGCCTATGGTCCATACAGCTAATCTGATGGTATCGGGTGGAATGACAAGCACTGAGTACCCAAATGGCGACATAGGGGTTGGAGGCCCTGCGGTCGCAGCAGCACCTCGATCTGGGACACGAAAAAGTCAAATaatagaagaggaagaggacatgGAGGAAGATATCGAAGAAGTCGATACTTTTGATGGCCTAGATGAAGGGCCAGGCTCGCCAGTCGACTCCACTGCCTCGGAAGACCATACAGGCGCTGGACATCTGGCGGGATCGTCCTTCGGGCGAACTGGCAAACCGACTCTAGCTCCTGCTGCAGAACTCGAGTCGACTCCGCGCCCACCCAATACATCTTAA
- a CDS encoding putative l-fucose permease (COG:G;~EggNog:ENOG410PFDQ;~InterPro:IPR011701,IPR036259;~PFAM:PF07690;~TransMembrane:12 (i32-52o72-93i100-119o125-142i163-186o201-222i252-274o294-311i318-336o342-365i377-397o403-427i);~go_function: GO:0022857 - transmembrane transporter activity [Evidence IEA];~go_process: GO:0055085 - transmembrane transport [Evidence IEA]) has product MGFLNFLKTRSGFRVDNSRTTSAATLTLRQSLWPLTLVTILFFLWGFAYGLLDTLNKHFQNTLNITRTRSSGLQAAYFGAYPLASLGYANYILRHFGYKTVFIFGLTLYGIGALCMWPAGLNRSFGGFCAATFVIGSGLGSLETAANPYLTVCGPPKYAEIRINLAQAFNGIGTCVAPALASYVFFTSTEDDVNALKRVQWVYLAIGIFVFVLAGVFFISTIPEVTDQDMAFQVAETHVGEQDKPFWKQYRLFHATLAQFTYTGAQVAIAGYFINYVVETWPGTTSATGSKYLAGAQGAFAMGRFLGAIIMRFVKARWVFLAYLSLTVAFIAASITQRDQKGIAMLFCTLFFESVCFPTIVALGIRGLGRHYKRGSGFIVGGVSGGAVVPPILGHVADMRNSTGFAMIVPTMFMVVAWTYALAVNFVPAYRDMVDKVGESEIGLRDEAASVSPKDVESGGGGGHGLTDMEKEKGEETAREEYATTSK; this is encoded by the exons ATGGGGTTTCTAAACTTCCTCAAGACCCGGTCTGGGTTCCGGGTTGATAATAGCAGGACTACTTCTGCAGCTACCCTGACCTTACGCCAAAGTCTTTGGCCCTTGACCCTTGTTACTAtactcttctttctctgg GGCTTTGCCTACGGCCTGCTCGACACCCTCAACAAACATTTCCAAAACACTCTGAATATCACCCGGACACGCTCCTCGGGTCTTCAAGCAGCCTACTTTGG TGCTTATCCACTTGCGTCCTTGGGATATGCAAACTACATACTCCGTCACTTCGGATACAAaaccgtcttcatcttcgggcTCACTCTATATGGTATCGGTGCCCTCTGCATGTGGCCTGCAGGCTTGAACCGATCGTTTGGTGGCTTCTGCGCCGCTACCTTCGTTATTGGGTCGGGCCTTGGTTCGTTGGAGACCGCTGCCAACCCCTACCTTACCG TCTGTGGTCCACCCAAATACGCCGAGATCCGAATCAATCTCGCCCAGGCGTTCAACGGCATCGGCACCTGCGTCGCACCAGCTCTAGCATCATACGTCTTCTTCACATCCACCGAGGATGACGTGAACGCTCTCAAACGAGTACAATGGGTATATCTAGCCATTGGCATCTTTGTCTTCGTTCTTGCcggcgtcttcttcatctccaccatccccgaaGTAACCGACCAAGACATGGCCTTCCAGGTAGCCGAGACGCACGTTGGCGAACAGGATAAACCATTCTGGAAACAGTATCGACTCTTCCACGCCACGTTGGCACAGTTCACTTATACCGGCGCCCAAG TTGCCATCGCAGGCTACTTCATCAACTACGTCGTCGAAACCTGGCCCGGAACCACCAGCGCCACCGGCTCCAAATACCTCGCCGGCGCACAAGGAGCCTTTGCAATGGGACGATTCCTCGGCGCGATCATTATGAGATTCGTCAAAGCCCGCTGGGTATTCCTAGCCTATCTCTCACTGACTGTAGCATTCATTGCCGCATCCATAACCCAACGTGATCAGAAAGGCATAG CAATGCTCTTCTgcaccctcttcttcgaaTCCGTCTGCTTCCCTACCATCGTCGCACTAGGTATCCGCGGCCTCGGCCGACACTACAAGCGCGGCTCAGGCTTCATTGTCGGCGGAGTATCCGGTGGTGCCGTCGTGCCTCCAATCCTGGGCCATGTAGCCGATATGCGAAATAGTACGGGCTTTGCGATGATCGTTCCGACGATGTTCATGGTTGTGGCGTGGACGTATGCCCTCGCGGTGAACTTTGTGCCGGCGTATCGGGATATGGTTGATAAGGTCGGGGAGAGTGAGATTGGGTTGAGGGATGAAGCTGCTAGTGTCAGTCCGAAGGATGTtgaaagtggtggtggtggggggcATGGGTTGACGgatatggagaaggagaagggagaggaaacTGCGAGGGAGGAAtatgctactactagtaagtag
- a CDS encoding calcium-transporting ATPase (COG:P;~EggNog:ENOG410PH09;~InterPro:IPR006068,IPR018303,IPR023298,IPR023299, IPR005782,IPR001757,IPR004014,IPR036412,IPR008250, IPR023214;~PFAM:PF00689,PF13246,PF00122,PF00690,PF00702;~TransMembrane:10 (i61-78o84-103i256-276o288-317i754-775o787-806i827-851o890-907i919-941o961-978i);~go_component: GO:0016021 - integral component of membrane [Evidence IEA];~go_function: GO:0000166 - nucleotide binding [Evidence IEA];~go_function: GO:0005388 - calcium transmembrane transporter activity, phosphorylative mechanism [Evidence IEA];~go_process: GO:0006816 - calcium ion transport [Evidence IEA]) has protein sequence MEHSYLYSPAEVLDHFDVKESSGLSQQQVSQSRKKYGPNALAEEPPTPLWQLVLEQFKDQLVLILLGSAAVSFVLALFEEGDDWSAFVDPVVILTILILNAVVGVTQESNAEKAIAALQEYSANEATVVRDGVTKRVKAEDLVPGDIIVVAVGDRVPADCRLLAVHSNSFRVDQAILTGESESVSKDARTVHDKQAVKQDQTNMLFSGTTVVNGHATAIVTLTGGSTAIGDIHESITSQISEPTPLKQKLDDFGDMLAKVITVICILVWIINIEHFNDPSHGGWTKGAIYYLKIAVSLGVAAIPEGLAVVITTCLALGTRKMAQKNAVVRSLPSVETLGSCSVICSDKTGTLTTNQMSAEKIAYLNAAGTGVEEIDIEGTTFAPEGKVTRDGKELQNVAVSSATVRQMAEVMARCNSATLAHDAKNGSFSCIGEPTEGALRVLVEKIGTDDAATNAKLFRLPVSQRLHAASAYYEARLPLKATYEFSRDRKSMSVLIGNDKEQKLLVKGAPESILERCTHVLLGSDGKRVSLTKSHLDRLAAEVVGYGSRGLRVMALASVDGVNNNPLLHNAQSSQDYAQLEQNMTLIGLVAMLDPPRVEVAASIKKCHDAGIRVIVITGDNQNTAESICRQIGVFHEGEDLKGKSLTGREFDGLSEAEKLEAAKTVSLISRTEPSHKSKLVDLLQSQGHVVAMTGDGVNDAPALKKSDIGVAMGTGTDVAKLAADMVLADDNFATITVAVEEGRSIYSNTQQFIRYLISSNIGEVVSIFLTAALGMPEALIPVQLLWVNLVTDGLPATALSFNPPDHDVMRRAPRKRDEPLVGGWLLFRYMVIGTYVGAATVFGYVWWFVYNPEGPQISFWQLSHFHKCSSQFPEIGCEMFSNDMSRSASTVSLSILVVIEMLNAMNALSSSESLLTFFLWHNPMLVGAIVLSMALHFAILYVPFLQGLFSILPLGWMEWKAVVAISAPVVLIDEVLKFAERRLYNNVPARSTVEQQNGGVGKPKRA, from the exons ATGGAGCACTCCTACCTCTATTCCCCAGCCGAAGTGCTGGACCATTTTGACGTCAAGGAGAGCTCTGGTCTGTCGCAACAGCAGGTCTCTCAATCGAGGAAAAAGTACGGTCCTAACG CCCTTGCGGAAGAACCACCAACCCCTCTCTGGCAACTTGTGCTGGAACAATTCAAGGACCAACTGGTCCTGATTCTACTGGGCTCCGCTGCTGTATCTTTTGTTCTGGCTCTTttcgaagaaggagatgacTGGTCCGCCTTTGTTGACCCCGTTGTG ATTTTGACGATTCTGATTCTCAATGCCGTGGTTGGTGTTACCCAGGAGAGCAATGCTGAGAAGGCTATTGCTGCTCTTCAGGAATACTCTGCAAACGAAGCTACTGTTGTCCGTGATGGCGTTACCAAGCGTGTCAAGGCCGAAGACCTGGTTCCCGGAGATATTATCGTCGTTGCGGTTGGAGACCGTGTTCCAGCGGATTGCAGGCTACTTGCTGTTCACAGCAACAGCTTCCGAGTGGATCAAGCCATCCTGACcggtgagagtgagagtgtgAGCAAGGACGCCCGCACTGTTCATGACAAGCAGGCCGTTAAGCAGGATCAAACCAACATGCTCTTCTCTGGTACCACTGTTGTTAATGGACACGCTACCGCCATTGTGACCTTGACCGGTGGATCAACCGCCATTGGTGACATCCACGAGAGCATCACCTCTCAGATCTCGGAGCCAACCCCactgaagcagaagctcgATGATTTTGGAGACATGCTGGCCAAGGTAATTACCGTCATTTGTATTCTGGTGTggatcatcaacatcgagCATTTCAACGACCCTTCCCATGGAGGCTGGACTAAGGGAGCCATATACTATCTTAAGATCGCGGTGTCTCTGGGTGTGGCTGCCATTCCCGAGGGTTTGGCTGTGGTCATTACCACCTGTCTCGCACTTGGTACCCGTAAGATGGCTCAGAAGAATGCAGTGGTCCGTTCGCTTCCCTCTGTCGAGACTCTCGGCAGCTGCAGTGTGATCTGCTCCGACAAGACCGGAACCTTGACCACCAACCAAATGAGCGCAGAGAAGATCGCGTATTTGAATGCAGCCGGCACCGGTGTTGAGGAGATTGATATTGAAGGCACCACTTTTGCGCCTGAAGGTAAAGTCACTCGCGATGGAAAGGAACTCCAGAACGTTGCCGTGTCCTCGGCCACTGTCCGACAGATGGCGGAGGTCATGGCTCGCTGCAACAGTGCGACTTTGGCCCACGATGCGAAGAACGGCTCATTTTCCTGTATCGGTGAACCTACTGAGGGTGCACTGCGTGTTCTGGTCGAAAAGATTGGCACCGATGATGCCGCTACAAATGCGAAGCTGTTCCGTCTCCCCGTCTCCCAGCGACTCCACGCCGCAAGCGCGTACTACGAAGCTCGCCTGCCCTTGAAAGCAACCTACGAATTCTCGCGTGACCGGAAGAGCATGTCCGTGCTCATTGGAAATGATAAGGAACAGAAGCTACTCGTCAAGGGCGCTCCCGAGTCTATCTTGGAGCGGTGCAcacatgttcttcttggatCTGACGGCAAACGGGTGTCTCTCACCAAGTCTCATCTTGATAGGCTCGCTGCTGAAGTTGTGGGCTACGGTAGCCGTGGTCTTCGTGTGATGGCTTTGGCTAGTGTCGACGGtgtcaacaacaaccctctGCTTCACAACGCTCAATCGTCCCAAGACTACGCCCAGCTGGAACAAAACATGACCCTTATCGGACTTGTCGCTATGCTCGATCCCCCACGCGTTGAGGTCGCAGCTTCCATCAAGAAGTGCCACGATGCTGGAATTCGGGTTATCGTCATTACCGGTGACAATCAGAACACCGCTGAGTCGATCTGCCGTCAGATTGGTGTCTTCCACGAGGGCGAGGACCTCAAAGGCAAGAGTCTCACTGGAAGGGAGTTTGACGGCCTTTCGGAGGCTGAGAAACTCGAGGCTGCTAAGACTGTGTCTTTGATTTCCCGCACCGAGCCTAGCCACAAGTCCAAGCTGGTCGATCTTCTCCAATCTCAAGGCCATGTGGTTGCCATGACTGGTGACGGTGTCAACGACGCCCCTGCCCTGAAGAAGTCGGATATTGGTGTGGCTATGGGAACAGGAACCGACGTTGCTAAGCTGGCTGCTGATATGGTTTTGGCCGACGACAACTTTGCCACCATCACCGTGGCTGTGGAAGAGGGACGTTCCATCTACAGCAACACTCAGCAGTTCATCCGCTACCTGATCTCTTCGAACATCGGCGAAGTGGtgtcgatcttcttgaccgCCGCCTTGGGCATGCCTGAAGCCTTGATTCCCGTGCAGCTTCTCTGGGTCAACCTTGTCACCGACGGCTTGCCTGCTACTGCGCTCTCATTCAACCCCCCTGAccatgatgtgatgagacGCGCCCCCCGCAAGCGCGACGAGCCCCTGGTTGGCGGCTGGCTTTTGTTCAGATACATGGTGATCGGTACTTATGTTGGTGCGGCTACTGTCTTCGGCTACGTTTGGTGGTTTGTGTACAACCCTGAGGGTCCTCAGATTTCCTTCTGGCAATTG TCTCACTTCCACAAGTGCTCCTCGCAGTTCCCTGAGATTGGGTGCGAGATGTTCTCGAACGATATGTCCCGCTCGGCCTCTACTGTGTCTCTTTCGATCTTGGTCGTCATTGAGATGTTGAACGCCATGAACGCACTCTCgtccagcgaatcccttcttaCGTTCTTCCTCTGGCACAACCCCATGCTGGTCGGTGCCATCGTCCTTTCGATGGCGTTGCACTTTGCGATCCTGTATGTGCCCTTCTTGCAGGGTTTGTTCTCGATCCTGCCCCTGGgctggatggaatggaaggcCGTCGTGGCCATTAGTGCCCCGGTTGT GCTCATCGATGAGGTTCTCAAGTTCGCGGAACGTCGTCTGTACAATAACGTCCCAGCAAGATCTACCGTCGAACAACAGAACGGAGGAGTGGGGAAGCCTAAGCGGGCGTAG
- a CDS encoding 14-3-3 adaptor artA-like protein (COG:O;~EggNog:ENOG410PHTI;~InterPro:IPR023410,IPR000308,IPR036815,IPR023409;~PFAM:PF00244): MVTYMKEVANIGGELSVDERNLLSVAYKNVVGTRRASWRIISSIEQKEESKGSEQHVSIIRDYRQKIETELEKVCQDVLDVLDESLIPKAETGESKVFYYKMKGDYHRYLAEFASGNKRKVAATAAHEAYKNATDVAQTDLTPTHPIRLGLALNFSVFYYEILNSPDRACHLAKQAFDDAIAELDSLSEESYRDSTLIMQLLRDNLTLWTSSDGNDAEGAAPKEDKPEEETAAAPEDKAEEPKPAAPES, translated from the exons ATGGTCACGTACATGAAG GAAGTCGCCAAC ATTGGAGGCGAGCTTTCCGTCGATGAGCGTAACCTTCTCTCCGTTGCCTACAAGAACGTGGTCGGTACTCGCCGTGCCTCGTGGCgtatcatctcctccattgagcagaaggaggagtcCAAGGGCTCTGAGCAGCACGTCTCGATCATCCGTGACTACCGCCAGAAGATCGAGACCGAGCTCGAGAAGGTCTGCCAGGATGTCCTCGACGTTCTGGACGAGTCCCTTATCCCCAAGGCCGAGACTGGCGAGTCTAAGGTCTTCTACTACAAGAT GAAGGGTGACTACCACCGCTACCTCGCTGAGTTTGCCTCTGGCAACAAGCGCAAGGTCGCTGCCACCGCCGCCCATGAGGCTTACAAG AATGCTACCGATGTCGCCCAGACTGATCTTacccccacccaccccatccgCCTTGGTCTCGCCCTGaacttctccgtcttctACTACGAGATCCTGAACTCCCCCGATCGTGCCTGCCACCTTGCCAAGCAGGCGTTCGATGACGCCATTGCGGAGCTCGACTCGCTCTCGGAGGAGAGCTACCGTGACAGCACCTTGATCATGCAGCTCCTGCGTGACAACCTCACTCTGTGGACCTCTTCTGATGGCAACGATGCCGAGGGTGCTGCCCCCAAGGAGGACAAGCCCGAGGAGGAgaccgccgccgcccccgAGGACAAGGCCGAGGAGCCCAAGCCCGCTGCCCCTGAGTCCTAG
- the HCR1 gene encoding eukaryotic translation initiation factor 3 subunit J (COG:J;~EggNog:ENOG410PNWK;~InterPro:IPR013906,IPR023194;~PFAM:PF08597;~go_component: GO:0005737 - cytoplasm [Evidence IEA];~go_component: GO:0005852 - eukaryotic translation initiation factor 3 complex [Evidence IEA];~go_function: GO:0003743 - translation initiation factor activity [Evidence IEA]), with amino-acid sequence MAPSKWDDEEESVSPPPVVARRKFDDEEEEDVLDSWDAAEDSEVEREKAAKAAEAKAKAEAEAAANKKSKAQRIQEKKAQRKADADAETSDDSDEDEAERRARLRKTEKDADLKHAEDLFGDIDLNRMRNRSAPKAVVISDSADPTQAVDLSAMPLFKPATKDQFTRVTTTLIPLLTTQSKKPQYALWAQDFVKQLVKDLPSGDVKKIASSLTTLSNEKMKEERAADKGNKKTKAAKTKVSLVTSRENRIETNSYDDDGLDDDDFM; translated from the exons ATGGCTCCTTCAAAGTGGG atgacgaagaggagagtgtctctccccctcctgtGGTTGCCCGCCGCAAGttcgacgatgaggaagaggaggat GTCCTTGACTCCTGGGACGCCGCCGAAGACTCCGAAGTAGAGCGCGAGAAGGCCGCCAAGGCAGCggaggccaaggccaaggccgaagccgaagccgccgccaacaagaagagcaaggcaCAGCGGatacaggaaaagaaggcccAGCGGAAGGCAGATGCCGATGCTGAGACTTCggacgacagcgacgaggacgaggccgAGCGGAGAGCCCGTCTCCGCAAGACCGAGAAGGACGCTGACCTCAAGCACGCCGAGGACCTCTTTGGCGACATCGACCTGAACCGTATGCGCAACCGCAGCGCTCCCAAGGCCGTGGTCATCAGTGACTCGGCCGACCCGACCCAGGCCGTCGATCTCTCAGCTATGCCTCTCTTCAAGCCCGCCACCAAGGACCAGTTCACCCGCGTCACTACCACCCTTATCCCTCTGTTGACGACCCAGTCGAAGAAGCCCCAGTATGCTCTGTGGGCGCAGGACTTCGTCAAGCAGCTCGTCAAGGACCTGCCCAGTGGAGATGTCAAGAAGATTGCTTCTTCGCTGACCACCCTCAGCaacgagaagatgaaggaggagcgtGCTGCCGATAAGGGTaacaagaagaccaaggcggCCAAGACCAAGGTCTCCCTGGTCACCTCTAGAGAGAACAGGATTGAAACCAACtcttatgatgatgatgggttggatgacgatgacttcATGTGA